From the genome of Bacteroides sp. MSB163, one region includes:
- a CDS encoding endonuclease/exonuclease/phosphatase family protein — translation MKKMFFNSVLVAFVLLVASCGRQPEAKVDVMSFNIRLDHVADSLNNWKYRKDNAAKMIAYYAPDVVGMQEVLKNQLDDLKNRLPQYTALGVGRADGKEAGEYCSLFYKTDRFELIKNGNFGLSETPDTIGVKGWDAACERIVTWAILKDKASGKKLAVFNTHFDHVGKVARRESAKLLLAKMHELAEGLPVILTGDFNGTVDSEPITILSDGGMKNAYSVASTVYGPAWSFHNFGRIPVENRQLIDFVFVNGQVSADKFRVIDDKPDDGYLSDHAPIIAGLTLH, via the coding sequence ATGAAAAAGATGTTTTTTAATAGTGTATTAGTTGCTTTCGTTCTGCTTGTCGCTTCGTGCGGCAGGCAGCCGGAAGCTAAGGTCGATGTCATGTCGTTCAACATTCGTCTGGACCACGTGGCGGATAGCTTGAATAACTGGAAGTACCGCAAGGATAATGCGGCAAAGATGATTGCCTACTACGCTCCTGATGTGGTGGGCATGCAGGAAGTACTGAAGAACCAGTTGGACGATTTAAAGAACCGTCTTCCCCAATACACTGCTCTGGGCGTGGGGCGTGCGGATGGAAAGGAAGCGGGGGAATATTGCTCTCTTTTCTACAAGACAGACCGCTTTGAGCTGATAAAGAACGGAAACTTTGGCCTGAGTGAAACTCCCGATACGATTGGAGTGAAGGGATGGGATGCCGCTTGCGAGCGCATTGTGACATGGGCTATCCTGAAAGATAAGGCCAGTGGCAAGAAACTGGCAGTTTTCAACACTCATTTCGACCATGTAGGGAAAGTGGCGCGTCGTGAGAGTGCCAAGTTGCTGCTTGCGAAGATGCACGAACTTGCAGAGGGGTTGCCCGTAATCCTGACGGGTGACTTTAACGGAACGGTGGACTCGGAACCGATCACTATCCTTTCTGATGGTGGAATGAAGAACGCCTATTCCGTTGCCTCCACGGTCTACGGTCCGGCATGGAGCTTCCATAACTTTGGCCGTATCCCGGTTGAGAACCGCCAGTTGATTGATTTTGTATTTGTCAACGGACAGGTGAGTGCTGATAAGTTCCGGGTGATAGACGATAAACCGGACGACGGATATTTGTCAGACCATGCCCCCATTATTGCCGGTCTGACGCTTCATTAA
- a CDS encoding sulfatase codes for MKDKLSLGLVLLPFVPSATIQGQEQDAQNERPNIIFIMSDDHARQAMSIYGHPIGKVAPTPNIDRIGHEGAVFQNNYCCNSISGPSRAAILTGKHSHKNGFMKNWAKGFDGAQQTLPKILQANGYETAIIGKWHLISRPTGFDHWMILNDQGEYYNPHFITEKDTTRHLGYVTDLITRYTEEWLDGRKDKSKPFFLMMHHKAVHRNWVPAERHYHLYEHTIFPLPDNYFDAYEGRYAAQMQKMNIYCDMYEGHDLKMVAGMDSDSLLFDPWPHAFLGTMEPDEHRRFLDAYRDRNNEFYSKQRSFKEVAEWKYQRYLQDYMGVVASVDESVGEILDYLKRTGLDKNTIVVYTTDQGFYLGEHGWFDKRFMYEESFGMPMVMRWPGHIKPETQVTGLTQNIDFAPTFLDMCGIEVPRDMQGVSFRPLVEKGKAPRDWRKSLYYHYYEFPGFHSVRAHYGVKMERYKLMYFYVDDKWELYDLKTDPTEMHNLHGKKGMEKVTTELMAELERLQKQYDVPGELCK; via the coding sequence ATGAAAGACAAACTCTCTTTAGGGCTTGTCCTGCTCCCTTTTGTCCCTTCGGCAACGATACAGGGACAGGAGCAGGATGCTCAGAATGAACGCCCTAATATCATTTTCATCATGAGCGACGACCATGCCCGTCAGGCAATGAGCATCTACGGGCATCCTATCGGCAAGGTCGCTCCGACTCCGAATATCGACCGTATCGGACACGAAGGAGCGGTTTTCCAGAATAACTATTGCTGCAATTCCATTTCCGGCCCGAGCCGAGCCGCTATCCTTACGGGTAAGCATAGCCACAAGAACGGTTTTATGAAGAACTGGGCGAAAGGTTTCGACGGCGCGCAGCAAACTTTACCGAAGATATTACAGGCAAATGGCTACGAAACTGCTATCATCGGTAAATGGCACCTTATTTCCCGCCCGACCGGGTTCGATCATTGGATGATTCTCAACGACCAGGGAGAATATTACAATCCGCATTTCATCACGGAGAAAGATACCACCCGCCACCTGGGATATGTGACGGACCTGATTACCCGTTATACGGAAGAGTGGCTCGACGGGCGGAAAGATAAGAGCAAGCCTTTCTTCCTGATGATGCACCATAAAGCGGTGCACCGCAACTGGGTGCCTGCCGAGAGACATTATCATCTGTATGAGCACACCATCTTCCCGCTTCCCGATAACTATTTCGATGCTTACGAGGGGCGCTATGCCGCACAGATGCAGAAGATGAATATATATTGTGACATGTACGAGGGCCACGACCTGAAAATGGTTGCCGGCATGGACAGCGACAGCTTGCTGTTTGACCCCTGGCCGCACGCTTTTCTGGGAACCATGGAGCCGGATGAGCATCGCCGCTTCCTCGATGCATACCGCGACCGTAATAATGAGTTCTACTCTAAGCAACGTTCTTTCAAAGAAGTGGCGGAGTGGAAATACCAGCGTTACCTGCAAGATTATATGGGCGTTGTAGCAAGCGTGGACGAAAGTGTGGGAGAGATTCTGGACTACCTGAAACGTACCGGACTGGACAAGAACACAATAGTTGTCTACACCACTGACCAGGGCTTCTATCTGGGCGAGCATGGATGGTTCGACAAACGCTTCATGTACGAAGAGTCCTTCGGCATGCCGATGGTGATGCGCTGGCCGGGGCACATTAAACCAGAAACCCAGGTGACCGGGCTGACGCAGAACATTGATTTTGCACCTACCTTCCTGGATATGTGCGGCATTGAAGTTCCCCGGGATATGCAGGGTGTATCTTTCCGTCCGTTGGTGGAGAAGGGGAAAGCACCGCGTGACTGGCGCAAATCGCTCTATTATCATTATTATGAGTTTCCCGGCTTCCATAGCGTCCGTGCACACTATGGCGTGAAGATGGAGCGCTATAAACTTATGTACTTCTACGTGGATGACAAGTGGGAACTGTATGACTTAAAGACCGACCCGACCGAAATGCATAACCTGCATGGGAAAAAGGGCATGGAAAAGGTTACCACCGAACTTATGGCTGAACTTGAACGTTTACAGAAGCAATATGATGTTCCCGGCGAACTGTGCAAATAA
- a CDS encoding family 43 glycosylhydrolase, with translation MKYLLLTVACLIAWTTLPAQDMRQDTYCNPLNIDYTYMIYNSDRDISYRSGADPAVVEFRGEYYMFVTRSHGYWRSRDLLNWEFVRPGKNWYPQGCNAPAAHNYKDSVLYVAGDPSGSMSILYTDNPASGDWEATPAILHNLQDPDLFIDDDGKAYMFWGSSNVYPIRGMELDKNHRFTKKGETKELFNLDMPKHGWERFGENHTDTVLGGYIEGPWLTKHNGKYYMQYGAPGTEFNVYADGVYVADHPMGPYTYQKHNPVSYKPGGYMNGAGHGSTVLGPGGQYWHFASMSLSINVNWERRLCMFPAGFDKDGIMYCDTRFGDYPRYAPAVPGKAGEFRGWMLLSYGKPVTASTTKGEFQPSALTDELTKTFWLAEANDEHQWVMIDMEKPADVCAIQINYHDYQSDMYGRYEDLRHRYIIEGSLDRQDWKVLVNRKESYKDTPNDYVELSLPEPARYIRYKNIDVPTPNLAISELRVFGLGTGKAPQQPKKLFLDRYADRRDIAISWEPVKGAQGYNVLWGIAPDKLYSSWMVYGKNDLLMKSLTTDQDYYFCVEAFNENGISLRSEVKHVK, from the coding sequence ATGAAATACCTATTACTGACCGTAGCCTGCCTGATTGCATGGACTACCCTTCCGGCGCAGGATATGCGTCAGGATACCTATTGTAATCCTCTGAACATCGATTACACGTATATGATTTATAATTCCGACCGGGATATCTCTTACCGTTCGGGCGCCGACCCCGCAGTGGTGGAGTTCCGGGGAGAATATTATATGTTCGTCACCCGTTCGCATGGCTACTGGCGTTCGCGCGACTTACTGAACTGGGAGTTTGTGCGTCCCGGAAAGAACTGGTATCCACAGGGGTGTAATGCTCCGGCGGCACACAACTATAAGGACTCCGTACTCTATGTAGCCGGAGACCCTTCCGGCTCTATGAGTATCCTGTATACTGATAATCCGGCTTCGGGCGATTGGGAAGCAACGCCCGCCATCCTGCACAACCTGCAAGACCCTGACTTGTTCATTGACGATGATGGCAAAGCCTACATGTTCTGGGGTTCATCCAACGTCTATCCCATCCGTGGTATGGAGCTGGATAAGAACCACCGCTTCACGAAGAAGGGCGAGACGAAAGAGCTCTTTAACCTGGATATGCCCAAGCATGGCTGGGAGCGTTTCGGCGAGAACCATACGGACACTGTGCTGGGCGGATATATCGAAGGTCCCTGGCTGACGAAGCACAACGGGAAATACTATATGCAATACGGTGCACCGGGCACAGAGTTCAATGTCTATGCCGACGGTGTCTATGTGGCAGATCACCCGATGGGGCCTTATACCTATCAGAAGCATAATCCCGTTTCCTATAAACCGGGCGGATATATGAATGGTGCCGGACATGGAAGCACCGTCCTTGGCCCCGGCGGGCAGTACTGGCATTTTGCTTCGATGTCCCTCTCCATCAATGTGAATTGGGAGCGGCGCCTTTGTATGTTCCCTGCGGGGTTCGATAAAGACGGCATTATGTATTGCGACACCCGTTTCGGAGATTATCCCCGCTATGCGCCTGCCGTTCCGGGTAAAGCCGGTGAATTCAGGGGTTGGATGCTGCTCTCCTATGGCAAGCCGGTCACAGCCTCCACCACAAAAGGGGAGTTCCAACCCTCTGCACTGACGGATGAACTCACTAAGACTTTCTGGTTGGCTGAAGCCAACGATGAGCACCAATGGGTAATGATCGATATGGAGAAGCCTGCCGATGTATGTGCCATTCAGATTAACTATCATGACTATCAGAGTGACATGTACGGCCGTTACGAAGACCTCCGCCACCGTTACATCATTGAAGGTTCGCTGGACAGACAGGACTGGAAAGTGCTGGTGAACCGCAAAGAGAGCTATAAGGACACTCCGAATGATTATGTGGAACTGTCTTTGCCCGAACCGGCACGCTATATCCGCTACAAGAACATAGACGTACCTACTCCGAACCTGGCTATTTCCGAGCTTCGCGTATTCGGACTGGGCACAGGCAAGGCACCACAACAACCGAAAAAGCTGTTTCTTGACCGTTATGCCGACCGTCGTGACATCGCCATCAGTTGGGAGCCTGTGAAAGGTGCGCAGGGCTACAACGTGTTGTGGGGTATCGCTCCCGATAAACTTTACAGTTCCTGGATGGTGTATGGTAAGAATGACCTGCTGATGAAATCCCTCACTACCGATCAGGATTATTATTTCTGTGTGGAGGCATTCAATGAAAATGGTATATCTTTACGCTCAGAAGTAAAACATGTAAAATAG
- a CDS encoding prolyl oligopeptidase family serine peptidase: protein MKRIISVVCVLFSLLSLSAQETYQKETFISSRGDTLPYRLLRPETVKAGEKYPLVLFLHGAGERGNDNERQLTHGGQMFLNPVNREKYPAFVLVPQCPVSGYWAYMERPASFMPDEMPLDNPLTPVFQTVKDLLDTYLAMPQVDKNRVYIIGLSMGGMGTFDMAIRYPEIFAAAVPICGTVNPARLKAAKQVKFRIFHGDADNVVTPEGSRAAYKALRAAGADVEYIEFSGCNHGSWNPAFNYPGFMEWIFSQKKK from the coding sequence ATGAAACGAATAATCAGTGTAGTTTGCGTGCTGTTCTCTTTGTTGTCCCTTTCGGCACAGGAGACTTATCAAAAAGAAACTTTTATTTCTTCCCGCGGTGATACGTTGCCCTATCGCCTACTGCGTCCCGAAACGGTGAAAGCCGGAGAGAAATACCCTTTAGTGCTTTTCCTGCACGGTGCCGGAGAGCGTGGCAACGACAATGAAAGACAGTTGACGCATGGAGGACAGATGTTCCTCAACCCGGTGAACAGAGAGAAGTATCCTGCATTCGTGCTTGTGCCGCAATGCCCTGTGAGCGGCTATTGGGCATATATGGAACGTCCTGCTTCATTCATGCCGGATGAGATGCCATTGGATAATCCCCTCACTCCTGTATTCCAGACGGTGAAAGATTTGTTGGATACCTACCTGGCAATGCCGCAGGTGGATAAGAACCGTGTTTATATAATAGGGCTCTCCATGGGCGGTATGGGTACGTTTGATATGGCTATCCGTTATCCTGAGATATTTGCGGCCGCAGTTCCCATTTGCGGAACGGTGAATCCTGCCCGCCTGAAAGCCGCCAAACAGGTGAAGTTCCGTATCTTCCACGGCGATGCCGACAATGTGGTTACTCCGGAAGGTTCGCGTGCGGCATATAAAGCCTTGAGGGCAGCCGGTGCTGATGTAGAATACATCGAATTCTCCGGTTGTAATCATGGCAGTTGGAATCCTGCATTCAATTATCCCGGATTTATGGAGTGGATATTCAGTCAGAAGAAGAAATGA
- a CDS encoding metallophosphoesterase — protein sequence MKKMKLSYLVGVLFLGSVLFTSCSSSRQVSTFVVLPDTQTYLEQCPEVFDSQIDWLVANRRKIDAVFQVGDLTQNNSPVEWSYMQKSFARIEKIGIPYSVVWGNHDIGSKPGKFSDVYNTTVANKYFPLSFWQQRKYWGASADGKTLDNYYITFKSGGADWLVLNIEFGPDDKALIWADSVVSMNPDKYVILNTHAYLYSDSTLLDGKDWWRPQAYGIGQESGRTVNDGAGIWKKLLSKHRNVIAVFCGHILKSGVGTLVSTAEKGNRVYQMLANFQRGVTDSKLGGEGYLRIVTFNRKTKEIDVKTYSTWNKSFHPSEHHNFTFTGVDFDGYIKHH from the coding sequence ATGAAGAAGATGAAACTCTCTTATCTTGTGGGGGTACTCTTTTTAGGGAGTGTTCTCTTCACTTCCTGTAGTTCTTCCAGGCAAGTGAGTACTTTTGTTGTGCTGCCCGATACACAAACCTATCTGGAACAGTGTCCGGAGGTTTTCGACTCTCAAATAGACTGGCTGGTGGCTAACCGAAGGAAGATAGACGCAGTTTTTCAGGTTGGCGACCTGACACAGAATAATTCACCGGTTGAATGGTCTTATATGCAAAAGTCCTTTGCTCGTATAGAAAAGATTGGGATACCTTATTCTGTGGTATGGGGAAACCATGATATTGGCAGCAAGCCGGGCAAATTTTCGGATGTGTATAATACGACAGTTGCCAATAAGTACTTTCCCCTTTCATTCTGGCAACAGAGAAAGTACTGGGGAGCAAGTGCAGATGGTAAGACTCTGGATAACTATTACATTACTTTTAAATCGGGCGGTGCGGATTGGCTGGTGCTGAATATAGAGTTCGGCCCGGATGATAAAGCCTTAATATGGGCGGATTCCGTTGTAAGCATGAATCCTGATAAGTATGTGATACTGAATACGCACGCTTATTTATATAGTGACAGCACCTTGCTCGATGGGAAAGACTGGTGGCGACCCCAAGCATACGGCATTGGGCAGGAATCCGGACGAACCGTGAATGACGGAGCTGGAATTTGGAAGAAGCTGCTTTCCAAACATCGCAATGTGATTGCCGTTTTCTGCGGTCATATCCTGAAAAGTGGGGTCGGGACGCTTGTTTCGACTGCCGAAAAGGGGAATAGGGTGTATCAGATGTTGGCTAATTTTCAACGTGGTGTGACAGATAGTAAGTTGGGTGGTGAAGGTTATCTCCGTATAGTTACTTTCAATCGGAAGACGAAAGAGATTGATGTGAAGACGTATTCCACCTGGAACAAGTCTTTTCATCCGTCTGAACATCATAACTTTACATTTACGGGGGTAGATTTTGACGGATATATCAAACACCATTAA
- a CDS encoding 4-hydroxy-3-methylbut-2-en-1-yl diphosphate synthase — protein MDLFNYFRRKTSEVNIGATPMGGSNPIRIQSMTNTATQDTEASVAQAKRIVDAGGEYVRLTAQGIKEAENLMNINAGLRRDGYMVPLVADIHFNPKVADVAAQYVEKVRINPGNYVDAARTFKHLEYTDEEYAQELQKIHDRFVPFLNICKENHTAIRIGVNHGSLSDRIMSRYGDTPEGMVESCMEFLRICVKEDFTDVVISIKASNTVVMVKTVRLLAAVMEKEGMQFPLHLGVTEAGDGEDGRIKSALGIGALLADGLGDTIRVSLSEAPEAEIPVARKLVDYIMQHQDHPYIPGVEAEGFNYLSPVRRETTAVRNIGGNHLPVVIAERMDGKFDTNPQFIPDYIYAGRALPETREEGVEYILDADVWEEEPGTYPAFNYQQMPLMGNCQADLKFMFMPYMAQTEEVIACLKYHPEVVIISQSNHPNRLGEHRALVHQLMQEGLKNPVVFFQHYAENDAEDLQIKSAADMGALIFDGLCDGIFLFNQGDLSHAVVDATAFGILQAGRIRTSKTEYISCPGCGRTLFDLQSTIARVKAATSHLKGLKIGIMGCIVNGPGEMADADYGYVGAGRGKISLYKKKECIEKNIPEEEAVEKLIELIKANGDYTEKNL, from the coding sequence GTGGATTTATTCAACTATTTCCGTCGGAAAACATCAGAAGTAAATATTGGAGCCACCCCTATGGGCGGCTCCAATCCTATACGCATACAGAGTATGACAAACACCGCCACGCAGGATACAGAAGCCAGCGTGGCACAGGCCAAACGCATTGTAGATGCCGGAGGTGAATATGTACGTCTAACAGCACAAGGTATTAAAGAAGCGGAAAACCTGATGAACATCAATGCCGGTTTACGCCGGGATGGATATATGGTTCCACTGGTTGCCGACATCCACTTCAATCCAAAAGTGGCAGACGTAGCAGCGCAGTATGTCGAGAAAGTACGTATCAATCCGGGAAACTATGTAGATGCCGCACGCACCTTCAAGCATCTGGAATATACAGACGAAGAGTATGCACAAGAGTTGCAGAAGATACATGACCGGTTCGTTCCTTTCCTGAATATCTGCAAGGAGAATCATACAGCTATCCGCATCGGTGTAAATCATGGCTCACTATCCGACCGCATTATGTCTCGCTATGGCGATACACCGGAAGGTATGGTAGAATCATGCATGGAGTTCCTGCGCATCTGTGTAAAAGAAGATTTTACAGATGTTGTTATCTCTATTAAAGCTTCCAATACAGTGGTAATGGTGAAAACGGTTCGCCTGCTGGCTGCCGTAATGGAAAAGGAAGGAATGCAATTCCCGCTGCACCTTGGCGTTACAGAAGCCGGGGATGGTGAGGACGGACGTATCAAATCTGCATTGGGTATTGGTGCATTGCTAGCCGACGGTCTGGGTGATACCATCCGCGTTTCTTTGAGCGAAGCTCCGGAAGCAGAAATACCTGTAGCACGAAAGTTGGTGGATTACATTATGCAGCACCAGGATCACCCTTACATACCCGGAGTGGAAGCGGAAGGTTTCAACTATCTTTCTCCGGTACGACGTGAGACAACTGCCGTACGCAACATAGGTGGGAATCACCTGCCTGTAGTCATTGCCGAACGCATGGACGGCAAGTTTGATACGAACCCGCAATTCATTCCGGATTATATATACGCCGGACGTGCCTTACCGGAAACTCGTGAAGAAGGAGTGGAATACATCCTGGATGCGGATGTATGGGAAGAAGAGCCCGGAACCTATCCGGCTTTCAATTACCAGCAGATGCCACTTATGGGCAATTGCCAAGCCGATTTGAAATTCATGTTTATGCCTTACATGGCACAAACGGAAGAAGTGATTGCTTGTCTGAAATATCATCCGGAAGTAGTCATTATATCACAGAGTAACCATCCTAACCGACTTGGGGAACATCGTGCCTTAGTGCACCAATTGATGCAGGAAGGACTGAAAAATCCGGTTGTATTCTTCCAGCACTATGCTGAAAATGATGCAGAGGATTTGCAGATAAAATCTGCTGCCGACATGGGAGCACTTATCTTCGACGGTCTTTGCGATGGTATTTTCCTGTTCAACCAGGGAGATCTCAGCCATGCCGTAGTAGATGCCACAGCCTTTGGTATTTTGCAAGCAGGACGTATACGCACCAGCAAAACGGAATATATCTCCTGTCCCGGATGCGGACGTACCCTGTTCGATCTTCAAAGTACCATAGCACGTGTAAAAGCTGCTACTTCACACCTGAAAGGATTGAAAATAGGTATTATGGGCTGCATCGTCAATGGTCCCGGAGAAATGGCTGATGCTGACTATGGCTACGTAGGTGCCGGACGTGGGAAAATCAGTCTGTATAAGAAGAAAGAATGCATTGAAAAAAATATTCCCGAAGAAGAAGCTGTAGAAAAGCTGATTGAGCTGATTAAAGCTAACGGGGATTATACAGAAAAGAATCTGTAA
- the purE gene encoding 5-(carboxyamino)imidazole ribonucleotide mutase, producing MSPLVSIIMGSTSDLPVMEKAAQLLNDLHVPFEMNALSAHRTPEAVEDFAKNARGRGVKVIIAAAGMAAALPGVIAANTTLPVIGVPVKGSVLDGVDALYSIIQMPPGIPVATVAINGAMNAAILAIQMLALGDADLAETFAAYKEGLKKKIVKANEELKEVKYEYKVN from the coding sequence ATGTCTCCATTAGTAAGCATCATCATGGGCAGCACCTCCGACCTCCCTGTTATGGAAAAGGCCGCTCAACTGCTGAATGATTTACATGTACCGTTCGAAATGAACGCTCTTTCTGCACACCGCACTCCGGAAGCTGTAGAGGATTTTGCAAAGAACGCCCGCGGACGCGGCGTTAAAGTGATAATCGCAGCCGCCGGCATGGCCGCCGCTCTGCCCGGAGTCATCGCTGCCAACACTACACTGCCCGTCATCGGAGTTCCCGTTAAAGGTTCTGTGCTGGATGGCGTAGATGCTCTCTACTCTATCATTCAGATGCCTCCCGGAATCCCTGTAGCCACAGTTGCCATCAATGGCGCCATGAATGCTGCCATTCTTGCTATACAAATGCTAGCTTTGGGCGATGCCGATCTCGCTGAAACTTTTGCAGCCTACAAAGAAGGGCTGAAAAAGAAAATCGTAAAGGCGAACGAGGAACTGAAAGAAGTAAAGTACGAATACAAAGTTAATTAA
- the gcvH gene encoding glycine cleavage system protein GcvH gives MNFPENVKYTKEHEWIRLEGDVAYVGITDYAQAQLGDIVFVDIQTEGETLAADEVFGTIEVVKTISDLFLPVGGEILEQNEALADQPELVNKDPYGEGWLIKMKPDADADFDSLLDAAAYKALIND, from the coding sequence ATGAATTTCCCAGAAAATGTAAAGTACACCAAAGAACACGAGTGGATACGCCTTGAAGGCGATGTAGCTTATGTAGGTATCACTGATTACGCTCAGGCACAATTGGGCGACATCGTATTCGTAGATATCCAGACGGAGGGCGAAACATTGGCAGCCGACGAAGTATTCGGGACCATTGAAGTAGTGAAAACCATTTCGGATCTTTTCTTGCCCGTAGGTGGAGAAATCCTGGAGCAGAACGAGGCTCTTGCTGACCAACCGGAACTGGTAAACAAAGATCCGTACGGCGAAGGCTGGCTCATCAAAATGAAACCAGATGCTGATGCAGATTTCGATTCATTGCTGGATGCAGCTGCCTACAAAGCGTTGATTAACGATTAA
- a CDS encoding membrane protein: MEEQHIVADRTLIRTARVISAIFTPFSIPFLAFLILFLFSYLRIMPIQYKLIVLGVVYCFTILMPTLTIFLFRKINGFSPEDLGERKRRFMPFLLTITSYVFCLVMMHRLNIPWYMTGIILAALIMMVICIVVNLKWKLSEHMAGVGAIVGGLVSFSALFGYNPVWWLCLFILIAGVLGTARIILQHHTLGEVLVGFAVGLICSLLVLHPLSNILFRIFLF, from the coding sequence ATGGAAGAACAACATATTGTAGCAGACAGGACCTTAATCCGGACAGCCCGGGTGATATCGGCTATATTCACGCCGTTTTCCATCCCGTTCCTGGCGTTTCTGATTCTGTTCCTTTTCTCGTACCTGCGCATCATGCCTATACAGTATAAGCTGATTGTGCTGGGAGTAGTGTACTGCTTCACTATTCTTATGCCTACGCTCACCATCTTCCTATTCCGTAAAATCAACGGTTTCAGTCCCGAAGACTTGGGTGAACGTAAGCGGCGCTTTATGCCATTCCTGCTTACTATTACTTCATACGTATTCTGCCTGGTGATGATGCACCGCCTGAATATCCCTTGGTACATGACGGGGATTATTCTTGCCGCATTGATCATGATGGTTATCTGCATTGTTGTCAATCTGAAATGGAAGTTAAGCGAGCACATGGCAGGTGTAGGGGCTATTGTAGGAGGGCTGGTATCTTTCAGTGCCTTGTTCGGATACAATCCGGTATGGTGGCTATGTCTGTTCATCCTGATTGCAGGTGTCCTGGGCACAGCACGTATTATTTTACAGCATCATACATTGGGAGAGGTACTGGTAGGTTTTGCCGTAGGATTAATTTGCTCCTTATTGGTGCTTCATCCACTGAGTAATATCCTGTTCCGTATCTTCCTCTTTTGA